The sequence AATTATTTTGTGTTGGGTTGCACTTCGTTTAACCCAACCTACACTGTCTATTTTTGTAAGAAATGTTTGTCAAGTTCAATATATTGGGAAAAAAGACTATCGACACTAGCTAATTTAGCCTGATACTCAATTACAGTTGCAATAATTATTCTATCAAAAGGGTCTTTATGAACAGGAGATAAATTAACTGCTAGATTGGCAATCTCAGGAGTAAGTGGTAAAAGTTGAATATCAACAGGTTTTAATGATGCTGTAAACCATTGAGAAGGGGAACAAGGTAAATTAATTCTATTTTTTTGATATGCTAAAGCAATCTCAAAACAAGAAACGCAAGAAACAGCAACATCTGGAGTTGTCTCAATTAATTCTCTCCAGTGATCAGGAAATCGCTTAAATTCTTGATTGATAAACCAAAACCAGATATGGGTGTCAAGTATAATCATTTGAGACATTGCCAGTCATCTTCATCAACAATAGGATCAACAATATTTCCTAATGTTTTCCCTTTCCCAGCTATAAATTCAGGAGGTTGACGGTGCCGATGAAAACTTGGTGAGGAATCTTCGATAATAGTAACAATAACACGAGCAGAAGTAATATTTGGAGTGTCTTCTAACCATGTAACTTTGCCACTTTCATATATGGCTTGATAGCTTTTTAACATAATTTTTGACTAAAAATCCAACTGAAACAAGCATAATTTTTTATGAAAACTACCTGATTATAACAAGGTCAAGAGATTTCTGCACTAAATAAAAATGATAACAATACAGGGCGCAGACCTACGGAAAAAACTGTATTCATTGCTCAATTTTTTGGATATAATCAATTTCATGGCAAATTTCTCCTGATGAGGTGCGCTTAATTTTGTTTTGTACTTCATAACAATGAGAAGCTCTAAATAAAAACATTTATCCAAAAAAATGACTAAAATCGCCCAAATTACGGCAAAAATCGGGGGGGGGGTAGCTCTTGCTCTCGTTTCCTTCGTTAATCTCGCTCCTGCTGACGCTGCCACTTTTACTTTTAATGCTGGGGATGATAATTTACCAACTATTACTAAAACTGTTGATGGTATTACCTTAACTGCTTCTAATCCTTCAACAGGTGTTTTCACGACTGACTCTGATGGTTTATGTGTACTGGGAAATACTGGATTTTGTCAAAACATCACCTCTTTTAATTTAACTTTCTCTAAATCGGTACAATTAAA is a genomic window of Cyanobacterium sp. T60_A2020_053 containing:
- a CDS encoding type II toxin-antitoxin system VapC family toxin; the protein is MSQMIILDTHIWFWFINQEFKRFPDHWRELIETTPDVAVSCVSCFEIALAYQKNRINLPCSPSQWFTASLKPVDIQLLPLTPEIANLAVNLSPVHKDPFDRIIIATVIEYQAKLASVDSLFSQYIELDKHFLQK